One window from the genome of Bdellovibrio sp. NC01 encodes:
- a CDS encoding universal stress protein, whose protein sequence is MAAKQILLADDLSGSTKAARSRSHLLRDLAAEMARRLNDPLKIVYCAETPKYFHTKSAALKIKEQTRRSLFELEEEMSHYPVISKTVVLEGDPVEGVLAQEDEQGPLEMVILGAQGKTGLHKALIGSVSEEVLRQSHVPVMILGPEARANKFELPYDDSLRILVLTDLSSASIPAEEYAASLAFRLKAKLTLCHSVGHQILHLKEMLYSRRVTTGFIDQMFREMREDSDKMLRKRVQQLQRRGVDVDSILLMDEKNLEDIVPKKIGDACDLIVMGTHSRGKFMTAVVGSSARNLILNSPVPVVICRSYAH, encoded by the coding sequence GCGCGATCGCGATCACATCTGTTGCGTGATCTTGCGGCAGAAATGGCAAGAAGATTAAACGATCCCTTAAAAATAGTTTATTGCGCGGAAACGCCAAAATATTTTCATACAAAAAGTGCCGCTCTTAAAATCAAAGAGCAAACGCGACGATCTCTTTTTGAACTTGAAGAAGAGATGTCACACTATCCAGTCATCAGCAAAACTGTTGTCCTTGAAGGTGATCCGGTGGAAGGGGTTCTTGCGCAGGAAGATGAACAGGGTCCTTTAGAAATGGTCATCTTAGGAGCGCAAGGTAAGACCGGTTTGCACAAAGCTCTAATTGGTAGTGTATCAGAAGAAGTTCTTAGACAGTCCCATGTACCTGTGATGATTCTTGGGCCTGAAGCTCGTGCGAATAAATTTGAGCTTCCTTACGACGATTCATTACGCATACTAGTGTTAACGGATCTGTCATCTGCAAGTATTCCTGCCGAAGAATATGCGGCGTCTTTAGCTTTTCGCCTTAAAGCGAAGCTCACGTTATGCCATTCCGTTGGACATCAAATCTTGCATCTTAAGGAGATGCTGTATTCGCGCAGAGTCACCACCGGCTTTATAGACCAGATGTTTCGCGAAATGCGCGAAGACAGCGATAAGATGTTGCGTAAACGAGTTCAACAATTGCAAAGACGTGGCGTCGATGTCGACAGCATTTTGCTGATGGATGAAAAAAATCTTGAGGACATCGTTCCCAAAAAAATCGGTGATGCGTGCGATCTTATTGTTATGGGCACTCACAGCCGAGGCAAGTTCATGACTGCGGTGGTCGGAAGTTCTGCACGAAATCTGATTTTGAATTCCCCAGTTCCGGTTGTGATCTGTCGAAGTTATGCCCACTAA
- a CDS encoding rhodanese-like domain-containing protein, whose protein sequence is MRQLFFFLCIVLFVGVVSAKEVWLDVRTAKEYSEGHIPAAINYDVLKQDFAAKVSKLSREDSYKVYCKGGKRAAQAVTIMQDNGFKDVTNIGGYEDAQRVYANP, encoded by the coding sequence ATGAGACAGCTTTTCTTCTTTTTGTGTATAGTGCTTTTTGTAGGGGTAGTATCTGCCAAAGAAGTTTGGTTAGATGTTAGAACGGCGAAAGAATATTCTGAAGGGCACATTCCCGCGGCGATTAATTATGATGTGCTGAAACAAGACTTTGCGGCGAAAGTTTCAAAGCTGAGTCGAGAAGATTCTTACAAAGTCTATTGCAAGGGCGGCAAGCGTGCCGCCCAGGCTGTCACCATCATGCAGGATAATGGCTTTAAAGATGTGACTAACATCGGTGGATACGAGGATGCACAGCGAGTTTACGCTAATCCTTAG